Proteins co-encoded in one Nicotiana sylvestris chromosome 7, ASM39365v2, whole genome shotgun sequence genomic window:
- the LOC138873367 gene encoding uncharacterized protein — protein sequence MAGMYQAWVTGKAPPPPPSSFLDAALTQAPNTMPDDPPYSPDPPAYLQAHDTRYYPSEVHKKKRERWDTQEAERHKTILEEQARKGDQGSMAYKELSVSPDVRLPAGFKVPQFNLYDRCGDPAAHLRDYCSKMRSVGEKDDLLMVYFSESLTGAALEWHNRQDVSKWPTLGDMAQDFVRYFQYKSGITPDLSSLSKMEQKPEESFMEFGLRWREQAARANTPIGEEEMFFS from the exons ATGGCAGGCATGTATCAGGCTTGggtgactgggaaggcaccacctcCGCCACCATCTAGCTTCCTAGATGCCGCCCTAACCCAAGCTCCaaacacaatgccagatgatcctccatactctccggatccacccgcttatctccaagctcatgatacccgatattacccctcagag gttcacaagaagaaaagggaaagatgggatacccaggaggctgaaaggcataagACAATCCTtgaagaacaagcaaggaagggagaccagggtagcatggcttacaaagaactgtctgtgtcccctgacgttcgcctgcccgcgggatttaaagtgccacaatttaacttgtatgataggTGTGGAGATCCGgcagcccatttgagggattattgcagtaaaatgagaagtgttggcgagaaagatgatttgttgatggtgtatttcagtgagagcttgactggggcagctttggaatggcataatcgtcaagatgtcagTAAATGGCCTACACttggtgacatggctcaagattttgttcgatactttcaatacaaatcaggcATTACCCCAGACctctcctccctatctaaaatggaacaGAAGCCGGAAGAAAGCTTTatggagtttgggctcagatggagggagcaagctgctcgagccaataccccgattggtgaagaagaaatg ttcttttcatga